In Eretmochelys imbricata isolate rEreImb1 chromosome 14, rEreImb1.hap1, whole genome shotgun sequence, a genomic segment contains:
- the LOC144274293 gene encoding histone H1C-like codes for MRDLSSILQASSSDVALATFPPKKRGRPSLHDLILRAVCVSTARKGASLAAIKKALLAEGYDVQKNNGRLKAALSALVSKGLLQRVTGSGVSGSFRINKHQKKGGALKTTKKKTAVKRPKNQIVARRSPKKINVPAARKAKGPGREPKLAVKKPKARKNPARPKGSAAPRGKAAVKRH; via the coding sequence ATGCGAGATTTGAGCTCCATCCTTCAGGCTTCTTCTTCAGACGTAGCCTTAGCTACATTTCCACCCAAGAAAAGAGGGAGGCCGTCTCTCCACGACCTCATTCTGCGGGCTGTTTGCGTCTCTACAGCCCGCAAGGGCGCCTCTCTGGCTGCCATCAAAAAGGCGCTCTTGGCCGAGGGATACGACGTGCAGAAGAACAACGGTCGCCTAAAGGCGGCTCTCAGCGCTCTCGTTAGCAAAGGGCTGCTGCAGCGGGTGACGGGCAGCGGCGTCTCGGGATCCTTCAGGATCAACAAGCACCAGAAGAAGGGGGGCGCCTTGAAAACAACGAAGAAAAAAACGGCCGTCAAGAGACCCAAAAACCAGATAGTAGCCAGGAGATCTCCGAAAAAAATTAACGTCCCAGCAGCTAGGAAAGCAAAGGGGCCCGGCAGGGAGCCCAAGCTAGCTGTTAAAAAACCCAAGGCTCGCAAGAACCCGGCCAGACCCAAGGGGAGCGCTGCCCCTCGCGGCAAAGCTGCTGTCAAGAGGCATTAA